The following are encoded in a window of Haloarcula halophila genomic DNA:
- a CDS encoding NRDE family protein, producing MCTIVLAWQVFEDAPVVAATNRDESLDRESEPPKRRHWGARVVAPSDAEAGGTWLGYNEHGVFAAVTNRWVDTELAGERSRGLLVRDVLGHESAESAARAVEGAVREAEYEGFNLVLADENAAVLLEWDGQLAVRTLEPGVHVVVNVGADGDYRIPGGRPDAGERQARNADRVRETVQVEPGEDADAWLDRAASVIGDHDYGVCVHGDGFGTRSSSLVTLGESATFRYADGPPCRTEYRPVEGQI from the coding sequence GTGTGTACCATCGTCCTCGCGTGGCAGGTGTTCGAAGACGCGCCTGTCGTCGCGGCAACGAACCGAGACGAGTCGCTGGACCGTGAGTCGGAGCCGCCGAAACGGCGACACTGGGGCGCACGCGTCGTCGCTCCGAGCGACGCCGAAGCCGGCGGGACCTGGCTCGGGTACAACGAACACGGCGTCTTCGCGGCAGTCACGAACCGCTGGGTCGATACCGAACTCGCCGGCGAGCGCTCGCGCGGCCTGCTCGTCCGTGACGTACTCGGTCACGAGAGCGCGGAATCGGCCGCCCGCGCCGTCGAAGGTGCCGTCCGCGAGGCCGAGTACGAGGGGTTCAACCTAGTGCTCGCCGACGAGAACGCCGCCGTCCTGCTGGAGTGGGACGGCCAACTGGCCGTCCGGACGCTGGAACCGGGCGTCCACGTGGTGGTCAACGTCGGTGCCGACGGCGACTACCGGATTCCCGGTGGCCGCCCCGACGCTGGCGAACGGCAGGCCCGCAACGCCGACCGCGTCCGGGAGACAGTCCAAGTCGAACCCGGCGAGGACGCCGACGCGTGGCTCGACAGGGCCGCGTCGGTCATCGGCGACCACGACTACGGCGTCTGTGTCCACGGCGACGGCTTCGGAACGCGGTCCTCGTCGCTCGTAACCCTCGGTGAGTCCGCGACGTTTCGGTACGCCGACGGGCCGCCGTGCCGGACGGAGTACCGGCCGGTCGAAGGTCAGATTTAA
- a CDS encoding 1,4-dihydroxy-2-naphthoyl-CoA synthase, with protein sequence MVSELFDPDRWEPVDRFEFTDITYHRATETGAVRIAFDRPEKRNAFRPETVDELATALDHAKRLTDVGCVIITGNGPSPKDGGWAFCSGGDQSIRGESGYEYSQSPRDSETEGGEHSEPRADEAPPEADDAPENVGRLHILEVQRQIRHIPKVVVAVVPGWAVGGGHSLHVVCDLTLASADHAKFLQTDPDVGSFDGGFGSAYLARQIGQKKAREVFFLGKTYSAEEAADMGMVNEAVPHEDLEATAIEWAEAINSKSPTAMRMLKYAFNLDSDGMVGQQVFAGEATRLAYMTDEAQEGRDAFNEGREPEFDDVPWHY encoded by the coding sequence ATGGTCTCTGAGCTGTTCGACCCGGATCGCTGGGAACCGGTCGATCGATTCGAGTTCACCGACATCACCTACCACCGCGCGACCGAGACCGGCGCCGTCCGGATCGCGTTCGACCGGCCGGAGAAACGAAACGCGTTCCGGCCGGAGACAGTCGACGAACTGGCGACGGCCCTGGACCACGCCAAGCGGTTGACAGACGTGGGCTGTGTCATCATCACCGGCAACGGTCCCTCTCCGAAGGACGGGGGGTGGGCGTTCTGCTCCGGCGGCGACCAGAGCATCCGCGGCGAGAGCGGCTACGAGTACAGCCAGTCGCCACGCGACTCGGAGACGGAGGGCGGAGAGCACAGCGAACCGCGAGCCGACGAAGCCCCGCCCGAGGCCGACGACGCCCCGGAGAACGTCGGTCGGCTCCACATCCTCGAAGTCCAGCGCCAGATCCGTCACATCCCGAAGGTCGTCGTCGCCGTCGTCCCCGGATGGGCCGTCGGCGGTGGTCACTCCCTGCACGTGGTCTGTGATCTGACGCTCGCCAGCGCCGACCACGCGAAGTTCCTCCAGACCGATCCCGACGTGGGGAGCTTCGACGGCGGGTTCGGCTCGGCGTATCTCGCCCGTCAGATCGGCCAGAAGAAGGCTCGCGAGGTGTTCTTCCTGGGGAAGACCTACAGCGCCGAGGAGGCCGCCGACATGGGAATGGTCAACGAAGCGGTCCCACACGAGGACCTGGAGGCGACCGCCATCGAGTGGGCCGAAGCGATCAACAGCAAGTCGCCGACGGCCATGCGGATGCTGAAATACGCGTTCAATCTGGACTCGGACGGGATGGTCGGCCAACAGGTGTTCGCCGGCGAAGCGACCAGACTCGCGTACATGACCGACGAGGCCCAGGAGGGCCGGGACGCGTTCAACGAGGGACGGGAGCCAGAGTTCGACGACGTCCCCTGGCACTACTGA
- a CDS encoding 1,4-dihydroxy-2-naphthoate polyprenyltransferase: MSTATADVSKRKAWVMAARPQTLPAGAAPVVVGVGMAVHADVAAPVPAVAALVGALLLQVGTNFANDYYDAVKGADTDEREGFTRVTAGGLIEPREVKRAMIATYALAVLVGSYLVAVGGVPIVVVGLSGIAAGVLYTGGPLPYGYRGLGDLFVFVYFGLVAVTGTYYVQAVASMEGVGLFPAGLPPGSVPPAVVVASLPAAGLSTAILVVNNIRDRETDAAAGKKTLVVYLGYAWSRVEYLALVGMAYVVPVVFALDPAYGLPALAPLLSLPLAVAVSRTVLTRSDGEALNPALERVGKTLFLHSLLFAVGLGVAGL, from the coding sequence ATGAGTACAGCGACGGCAGACGTCTCGAAGCGGAAGGCGTGGGTGATGGCCGCACGACCCCAGACGCTGCCCGCCGGCGCCGCGCCGGTCGTCGTCGGTGTCGGGATGGCCGTCCACGCCGACGTCGCGGCTCCCGTGCCGGCGGTCGCCGCGCTCGTCGGGGCCTTGCTCCTCCAGGTCGGGACGAACTTCGCGAACGACTACTACGACGCCGTAAAGGGCGCGGACACCGACGAGCGCGAGGGGTTCACCAGAGTGACCGCCGGCGGGCTCATCGAACCCAGGGAGGTCAAGCGTGCGATGATCGCTACCTACGCGCTGGCCGTCCTCGTCGGGAGCTATCTGGTCGCCGTCGGGGGCGTCCCCATCGTCGTCGTCGGCCTCTCGGGGATCGCCGCCGGCGTTCTCTACACCGGCGGGCCGCTGCCCTACGGCTACCGCGGGCTGGGCGATCTGTTCGTGTTCGTCTACTTCGGGCTGGTCGCGGTCACGGGTACGTACTACGTCCAGGCGGTCGCCAGCATGGAGGGCGTCGGCCTGTTCCCGGCCGGGCTCCCACCCGGCAGCGTCCCGCCGGCCGTCGTCGTGGCGAGCCTGCCCGCCGCCGGTCTCTCGACGGCGATCCTCGTGGTCAACAACATCCGCGACCGCGAGACCGACGCCGCGGCCGGCAAGAAGACGCTCGTGGTCTATCTGGGCTACGCGTGGAGTCGCGTGGAGTACCTCGCGCTCGTCGGGATGGCCTACGTCGTCCCCGTCGTCTTCGCCCTCGATCCGGCCTACGGGCTTCCGGCGCTGGCCCCGCTGCTCTCGCTACCGCTGGCAGTCGCGGTGAGCAGGACCGTCCTCACGCGATCCGACGGCGAGGCGCTGAACCCCGCGTTAGAGCGGGTCGGCAAGACGCTGTTTCTCCACTCGCTACTGTTCGCGGTCGGGCTGGGAGTCGCCGGGCTATGA
- a CDS encoding class I adenylate-forming enzyme family protein, with protein sequence MREPVDWPTQDLVSHRVASTPERPAVVDADGDPTWRYRELDDRVDTVAARFAAETGSAGGENERVAALVDTRVEIAPLLFGAMRAGVALVPLNVGLEPATLAAQLARVDPGLLVCERGTERTAREIADCPVVSVDEPRSEGVVPLAIDRAPPDPVALSRTDEQVVLFTSGTTSDPKGVRITVGNLVASATASAFRLGVRPDDRWLVALPTYHMGGLAPFLRGALYGTTVVVQRSFDPNGTAAVMDESDVTGVSLVPTMLARLLDAGWKPPESLRTVLLGGGPADETLVDRCRDAGVPVHPTYGMTETASQIATARPQTAFDHPGTVGQPLVFTEVTVVDDGSPCEPGERGELVVDGPTVTPGYLDDERTAAAFGSHGLHTGDLGYRDEDGRLWIVGRVDDRIVTGGENVVASDVAATIRENGDVTDAVVVGVPDEEWGQRVAALVTGTVSAGAVRDYCEARLAPYEVPKTIRVVDTLPRTASGTVDREAARALVDGSE encoded by the coding sequence ATGCGTGAACCCGTCGACTGGCCGACCCAGGATCTGGTGAGCCACCGCGTCGCGAGCACACCCGAGCGGCCGGCAGTCGTCGACGCGGACGGCGACCCGACCTGGCGCTACCGCGAACTCGACGACCGAGTCGACACCGTCGCCGCTCGCTTCGCCGCCGAGACCGGATCGGCCGGCGGCGAGAACGAGCGCGTCGCCGCGCTGGTCGACACTCGCGTCGAGATAGCGCCCCTGCTGTTCGGCGCGATGCGTGCCGGGGTGGCGCTGGTCCCGCTGAACGTCGGCCTGGAACCCGCGACTCTCGCCGCGCAACTGGCCCGCGTCGACCCGGGGCTGCTCGTCTGCGAGCGCGGTACCGAGCGGACGGCCCGCGAGATCGCCGACTGTCCAGTCGTGTCGGTCGACGAGCCACGCAGCGAAGGCGTCGTTCCCCTGGCGATCGACCGAGCACCGCCGGACCCAGTGGCGCTCTCCCGGACTGACGAGCAGGTCGTCCTGTTCACGTCCGGCACGACGAGCGATCCGAAGGGGGTCCGGATCACGGTCGGGAACCTGGTCGCCAGCGCCACCGCCTCGGCGTTCCGGCTGGGCGTCAGGCCAGACGATCGGTGGCTCGTCGCCCTCCCGACCTACCACATGGGCGGGCTGGCACCGTTCCTCCGTGGGGCGCTGTACGGGACGACGGTCGTCGTCCAGCGCTCGTTCGACCCGAACGGGACGGCGGCAGTCATGGACGAGTCCGACGTGACAGGCGTCTCGCTGGTCCCGACGATGCTCGCGCGGTTGCTGGACGCGGGCTGGAAACCGCCCGAGTCACTGCGGACCGTCCTGCTGGGCGGCGGGCCCGCCGACGAGACCCTCGTCGATCGCTGTCGGGACGCGGGCGTACCGGTCCACCCGACCTACGGGATGACCGAGACCGCGTCACAGATCGCGACGGCCCGGCCACAGACGGCGTTCGACCATCCCGGAACGGTCGGCCAGCCGCTCGTGTTCACGGAGGTGACCGTCGTCGACGACGGCTCTCCCTGTGAGCCCGGCGAGCGCGGCGAACTCGTCGTCGACGGACCGACGGTCACGCCGGGCTACCTCGACGACGAGCGGACGGCTGCCGCGTTCGGGAGCCACGGCTTACACACCGGCGACCTCGGCTATCGGGACGAGGACGGCCGTCTCTGGATCGTCGGCCGGGTCGACGACCGGATCGTCACCGGCGGCGAGAACGTCGTCGCGAGCGACGTAGCCGCGACGATTCGGGAGAACGGGGACGTGACAGACGCCGTCGTCGTCGGCGTCCCGGACGAGGAGTGGGGCCAGCGGGTCGCAGCCCTGGTCACGGGGACGGTGTCTGCCGGGGCTGTCCGGGACTACTGCGAGGCCAGACTCGCGCCGTACGAAGTCCCGAAGACGATCCGTGTCGTCGATACGCTCCCACGAACGGCCTCGGGGACCGTCGACCGCGAGGCGGCACGTGCGCTCGTCGACGGGAGCGAGTGA
- a CDS encoding DUF7490 domain-containing protein, with amino-acid sequence MRRELTLAALALLLSLAILGSLLATPGAFSEPEEDVRPSRLDLRETTIDARNVGGETVTLSLDSRLEHRGGTARNVTVETRAIDADTGLVATRTRQSLGNVSGDREIQVLTNLTVERQGDYRIETIVYADEQRRTFGRTTVRNVDALTPSYAKSTVSFQEFENADVPLRAISYRIESVEDNRTTMNVSVFLTNTGDEPAGDLQLRLRARQAESNVIADEATIRVGQIRPGRTTTVSTELTVPDGYNYWLDGILQSDGVIIATESAPANLDPTEVLEENVTRRDTGFQSGDFEEQQTGMPRATDEPTFTSGSGPGFTAVAALAAALVAALALARRNV; translated from the coding sequence GTGCGACGCGAACTCACACTGGCCGCCCTCGCCCTCCTGCTGTCGCTCGCGATCCTGGGTTCGCTGCTTGCGACCCCCGGCGCGTTCTCGGAACCCGAAGAGGACGTCCGGCCCAGTAGGCTGGACCTCCGGGAGACGACGATCGACGCGCGGAACGTGGGCGGTGAGACCGTCACGCTCTCGCTCGACTCGCGGCTCGAACACCGTGGTGGAACCGCACGCAACGTCACCGTCGAGACGCGAGCGATCGACGCCGACACCGGCCTGGTCGCCACGCGGACGCGGCAGTCGCTCGGGAACGTCAGCGGCGACCGCGAGATCCAGGTCCTGACGAACCTCACGGTCGAACGACAGGGGGACTACCGCATCGAGACGATCGTCTACGCCGACGAACAGCGCCGGACGTTCGGCCGGACGACCGTCCGCAACGTCGACGCGCTGACCCCGTCGTACGCGAAGAGTACCGTCTCCTTCCAGGAGTTCGAGAACGCCGACGTCCCACTGCGGGCGATCTCCTACCGGATCGAGTCGGTCGAGGACAACCGGACGACGATGAACGTCTCGGTGTTCCTGACGAACACCGGCGACGAACCGGCCGGGGACCTCCAGTTGCGCCTGCGGGCTCGCCAGGCCGAGTCCAACGTCATCGCCGACGAAGCGACGATCCGGGTCGGGCAGATCAGGCCCGGACGGACGACGACCGTCAGTACCGAACTGACGGTTCCCGACGGCTACAACTACTGGCTCGACGGCATCCTCCAGTCCGACGGCGTCATCATCGCCACCGAGAGTGCGCCGGCGAACCTCGACCCGACGGAGGTCCTCGAAGAGAACGTCACTCGCCGTGACACCGGCTTCCAGTCCGGCGACTTCGAGGAGCAACAGACGGGGATGCCACGAGCGACGGACGAACCGACGTTCACGTCCGGTAGCGGCCCCGGCTTCACCGCGGTCGCGGCGCTGGCCGCGGCCCTCGTCGCGGCGCTCGCTCTCGCACGGAGGAACGTATGA
- a CDS encoding helix-turn-helix transcriptional regulator yields the protein MSSATAEADLSEDERAGLELIRESGGIHQSEFWKELDVSSRKGSRIVESLFEKGLIQREETVYDGHNTYFLTPAAKDLEFSLLMAGDQLSPFIGDEEVDPHDDTFSQWIMTLAYED from the coding sequence ATGAGTTCTGCGACCGCGGAGGCGGACCTCTCCGAGGACGAACGCGCCGGCCTGGAGCTTATCCGAGAGTCGGGAGGCATCCACCAGAGCGAGTTCTGGAAGGAACTGGACGTCTCCTCCCGGAAGGGGAGTCGGATCGTCGAGTCCCTCTTCGAAAAGGGGCTCATCCAGCGCGAGGAGACGGTCTACGACGGCCACAACACGTACTTCCTCACGCCGGCCGCGAAAGACCTCGAGTTCTCCCTGCTGATGGCCGGCGATCAACTCTCGCCGTTTATCGGCGACGAGGAAGTCGATCCACACGACGATACGTTCTCACAGTGGATCATGACGCTGGCCTACGAGGACTGA
- a CDS encoding DUF2797 domain-containing protein, with translation MQVVGYRPRDTDPAALVLAEERTVELRPLVPGTELSYTLGSRHCAGTVDGEVHYPCANDTAPYCPEHTDRWPCARCTGDCDKPLDACEEEHAVYLAAFAPDVVKVGVTRSWRLETRLREQGADRAAHLRTVADGRIARQVEADIATDLGDRVRVPTKIDGLADSVDERWWKSLLERFAPIETYDFDYGLDLADRPLAETLATGTVRGTKGRVAVLSNNGSTYAVNLRDLVGCELDEGSADRDLQSSLGAF, from the coding sequence GTGCAAGTCGTCGGCTATCGGCCCCGTGACACCGACCCGGCAGCGCTCGTTCTCGCCGAGGAGCGCACCGTCGAACTGCGCCCGCTCGTTCCCGGGACCGAACTCTCCTACACCCTCGGGTCACGCCACTGTGCCGGCACCGTCGACGGCGAGGTCCACTATCCGTGTGCCAACGACACCGCACCGTACTGTCCGGAACACACCGACAGGTGGCCCTGCGCGCGGTGTACCGGCGACTGCGACAAGCCACTGGACGCCTGCGAGGAGGAACACGCAGTCTACCTGGCGGCGTTCGCGCCGGACGTCGTGAAAGTCGGCGTGACCCGCTCCTGGCGGCTGGAGACCCGGCTCAGAGAGCAGGGGGCCGACCGCGCCGCCCACCTCCGGACGGTGGCCGACGGACGCATCGCCAGACAGGTCGAAGCCGACATCGCGACGGATCTCGGCGACCGCGTTCGGGTCCCGACGAAGATCGACGGGCTCGCGGACAGCGTCGACGAGCGGTGGTGGAAGTCGCTGCTGGAGCGGTTCGCGCCCATCGAAACGTACGACTTCGACTACGGTCTCGACCTGGCGGACCGCCCCCTCGCCGAGACGCTCGCGACGGGGACGGTCCGCGGGACGAAAGGCCGGGTCGCCGTCCTCTCGAACAACGGGAGCACGTACGCGGTGAACCTCCGGGATCTGGTCGGCTGCGAACTCGACGAGGGGAGTGCCGACAGGGACCTCCAGTCGAGCCTCGGCGCGTTCTGA
- a CDS encoding mandelate racemase/muconate lactonizing enzyme family protein, producing the protein MTDLTYERFSLPLAEPLGTSQGTIRDRSGYVVRYDHRGHTGVGEATPLPGWTETLSACEDGLAAAAAAEPEGGHTGALLALAADEVPAARHGFATALLDADARADGVPLYQWFDEERDCRSVPVNATVGDAGPTETARDVAEAVDAGFDCCKLKVGARTLSADLDRLRAVRERVGDGVTLRADANGVWDRETAAEAVEAFADYGVAYVEQPLPAEDLAGHADLRGGPVGIALDESLIEHRVDTVIDADAADVLILKPMVVGGPGNAHTLALRARERGIEPVVTTTIDGVVARLAALHVAAAIPGIAPCGLATGDRLAGDLAPDPTTLADGTLSVPQTDGLGVDPGEVATDA; encoded by the coding sequence ATGACCGATCTCACTTACGAGCGGTTCTCGCTGCCGCTGGCCGAGCCGCTGGGAACGTCACAGGGGACGATCAGGGACCGGAGCGGGTACGTCGTCCGGTACGACCACCGCGGGCACACCGGAGTCGGGGAGGCGACGCCGCTACCGGGCTGGACGGAGACGCTATCGGCTTGTGAGGACGGACTGGCGGCCGCCGCGGCGGCCGAACCCGAGGGCGGCCACACCGGTGCCCTGCTCGCGCTCGCGGCCGACGAGGTGCCGGCGGCCCGCCACGGCTTCGCGACGGCGCTACTCGATGCCGACGCGCGGGCCGACGGCGTCCCGCTGTACCAGTGGTTCGACGAGGAGCGGGACTGCCGTTCGGTCCCGGTCAACGCGACGGTCGGCGACGCCGGGCCGACCGAGACCGCCCGCGACGTCGCCGAGGCCGTCGACGCCGGCTTCGACTGCTGTAAACTCAAGGTCGGCGCACGGACGCTTTCGGCGGATCTCGACCGCCTGCGGGCGGTCCGCGAGCGGGTCGGCGACGGCGTGACACTTCGGGCGGACGCAAACGGTGTCTGGGACCGCGAGACGGCTGCCGAGGCGGTCGAGGCCTTCGCCGACTACGGCGTGGCCTACGTCGAACAACCGCTCCCGGCCGAGGACTTGGCTGGCCACGCCGATCTCCGGGGCGGACCGGTCGGGATCGCCCTCGACGAGAGCCTGATTGAGCACCGCGTCGACACCGTCATCGACGCCGACGCGGCCGACGTGTTGATCCTGAAACCGATGGTCGTCGGCGGCCCCGGTAACGCTCACACGCTCGCGTTGCGGGCACGGGAGCGCGGGATCGAACCCGTCGTCACGACTACCATCGACGGCGTCGTCGCCAGACTCGCCGCGCTCCACGTCGCGGCGGCGATTCCCGGCATCGCCCCCTGTGGCCTGGCAACTGGCGATCGACTCGCCGGAGATCTCGCGCCGGACCCGACGACGCTGGCGGACGGCACGCTGTCGGTCCCACAGACCGACGGGCTGGGCGTCGATCCCGGAGAGGTGGCCACCGATGCGTGA
- a CDS encoding J domain-containing protein, translating into MTETYYDVLGIAEDASADEVEMAYRERLKETHPDVSDDDDAQTATQRIVEARDVLVDDDERETYDRVGHTAYVDGESTATTPESDVSAAARQAGYGEETDGSASESSTTQSQGSGSDGRGRTDRERRARERVSQYAGRSQRRRRTDNTGPTANASAAGTTTGSSASGSSSASGSSTDYAVRQDHNSVRKPEDLLPSGRALTVLGLSFAFYPVLLASAVFPPFPLWVNVLVGLCAVFVFGYLQSMPRIAVAVFGGWSLLAPLILLGLPFGIFSIVGIFTLCGTWLPFAFSVLTLSILR; encoded by the coding sequence ATGACAGAGACGTACTACGACGTACTGGGGATCGCCGAGGACGCTTCGGCGGACGAAGTCGAGATGGCGTACCGCGAGCGCCTCAAGGAGACACATCCCGATGTCAGTGACGACGACGACGCACAGACGGCCACCCAGCGGATTGTCGAGGCCCGCGACGTACTGGTCGACGACGACGAACGGGAGACCTACGACCGCGTGGGACACACCGCGTACGTCGATGGAGAGTCGACGGCAACGACCCCCGAAAGCGACGTCTCCGCCGCGGCACGCCAGGCGGGATACGGTGAGGAGACCGACGGGTCGGCCAGCGAGTCGTCTACGACGCAGTCCCAGGGCTCGGGGAGCGACGGCCGCGGGCGGACCGACCGGGAACGTCGTGCCCGTGAACGTGTCTCCCAGTACGCCGGCCGGTCACAGCGTCGCCGGAGGACCGACAACACGGGGCCGACAGCCAACGCGTCGGCCGCCGGCACGACTACGGGGTCGTCGGCGTCCGGATCGTCCAGTGCGAGCGGTTCCTCGACGGACTACGCCGTCAGACAGGACCACAACTCGGTCAGAAAGCCCGAAGATCTGCTCCCCAGCGGTCGCGCACTCACGGTTCTCGGGCTGTCCTTTGCGTTCTACCCCGTATTGCTCGCCAGCGCGGTGTTCCCACCGTTCCCGCTGTGGGTGAACGTATTGGTCGGCCTCTGTGCGGTGTTCGTCTTCGGCTACCTCCAGTCGATGCCCCGGATCGCCGTCGCGGTGTTCGGCGGCTGGAGCCTGCTCGCACCGCTGATCCTGCTCGGGTTGCCGTTCGGCATCTTCTCGATCGTCGGCATCTTCACCCTCTGTGGGACCTGGCTCCCCTTCGCGTTCTCGGTGTTGACGCTCTCGATACTCCGATAA
- a CDS encoding YbhB/YbcL family Raf kinase inhibitor-like protein yields MADLSLTSPAFEDGERIPREHGYTEANTNPPLDIDGVPGDALSLALVVDDPDAEEPAGKVWDHWVVWNVAPDTEHIPEGWSAEDVSEGQNDYGETGWGGPNPPEREHTYRFLLYALDTKLGLSPNATKDDLYDAAGGHVLDKAKLHGTYAP; encoded by the coding sequence ATGGCAGACCTCTCGTTGACCAGCCCGGCCTTCGAGGACGGTGAACGAATCCCCCGCGAACACGGGTACACCGAGGCGAACACGAACCCTCCACTGGACATCGACGGAGTCCCCGGCGACGCCCTCTCGCTCGCGTTGGTCGTCGACGATCCCGACGCGGAGGAGCCAGCCGGGAAGGTGTGGGATCACTGGGTCGTCTGGAACGTCGCACCCGACACCGAACACATCCCCGAAGGCTGGTCGGCCGAGGACGTAAGCGAGGGGCAGAACGATTACGGCGAGACCGGCTGGGGCGGCCCCAACCCACCGGAGCGGGAACACACCTACCGGTTCCTGCTGTACGCCCTGGATACGAAGCTCGGACTGTCACCGAACGCCACGAAAGACGACCTCTACGATGCAGCCGGCGGCCACGTGCTCGACAAGGCCAAACTCCACGGCACCTACGCGCCCTGA